GAGGCAATTGCTTTCAAATCTTTAAGAATATATTGACGGCATATTTGCTCCAGCTCATTGGTGCTTATACCGGCAATCACATAAGGCTCTATCATTTGAAGTACAGATGCGGCTAAATTACCAGCAATCCTCATTTTTTTTATCTCTTCAGGAGTTTTCACTAACATCGTTTATTTCACCTAATGATGCTTGATTTACCAAAATTTTGAGAATATCAGAATAAGTAATAGACGGATTTTCTTCCGCCAACTTTCCTACTCTAATCCAATATTCTGCCTGGGAGTTAATTGAACGACTCATAGCCCTTGCCATCAGTTTAGTCGCTTCATGTAACTCATCGGAAATTTTTACTA
This Legionella fallonii LLAP-10 DNA region includes the following protein-coding sequences:
- a CDS encoding ParD-like family protein encodes the protein MGIVKISDELHEATKLMARAMSRSINSQAEYWIRVGKLAEENPSITYSDILKILVNQASLGEINDVSENS